A window from Cydia amplana chromosome 12, ilCydAmpl1.1, whole genome shotgun sequence encodes these proteins:
- the LOC134652741 gene encoding uncharacterized protein LOC134652741, giving the protein MLLSHSYLPYTAPPPQPDYSSLLPDYEEAVKQTPPPSYRAATLMAHADPAVTTPDYSSLLPDYEEAVKQTPPPSYRAATLMAHADPAVTTPDYSSLLPDYEEAVKQTPPPSYRAATLMAHADPAVTTPDYSSLLPDYEEAVKQTPPPSYRAATLMAHADPAVTTPPTPPGAVPPPAPSTAPPADTVVMLPQHGTQARV; this is encoded by the exons ATGTTACTGTCTCACTCCTACCTACCATACACCGCGCCCCCGCCGCAGCCTGACTACTCCAGCCTGCTGCCCGACTACGAGGAGGCGGTGAAACAGACCCCGCCGCCTTCATACCGCGCCGCTACGCTCATGGCCCACGCTGACCCCGCTGTAACCACG CCTGACTACTCCAGCCTGCTGCCCGACTACGAGGAGGCGGTGAAACAGACCCCGCCGCCTTCATACCGCGCCGCTACGCTCATGGCCCACGCTGACCCCGCTGTAACCACG CCTGACTACTCCAGCCTGCTGCCTGACTACGAGGAGGCGGTGAAACAGACCCCGCCGCCTTCATACCGCGCCGCTACGCTCATGGCCCACGCTGACCCCGCTGTAACCACG CCTGACTACTCCAGCCTGCTGCCTGACTACGAGGAGGCGGTGAAACAAACCCCGCCGCCTTCATACCGCGCCGCTACGCTCATGGCCCACGCTGACCCCGCTGTAACCACG CCGCCAACGCCGCCTGGCGCCGTGCCCCCCCCGGCCCCCAGCACGGCGCCGCCCGCCGACACCGTGGTAATGCTGCCACAGCACGGCACACAAGCGCGGGTTTGA